The Ranitomeya imitator isolate aRanImi1 unplaced genomic scaffold, aRanImi1.pri SCAFFOLD_938, whole genome shotgun sequence genomic sequence ctgcgagggtgagtgagtttgtggagtgggggttgcacactaggagaggagagggacgagaatgtcagtaggttgtggtcagacagggggaggggtgtgttagtgaggttagtaagggagcagaggcgggtgaagatgaggtccagcgtgtggccatctttgtgagtggcctcagaggaccattgagtgaggccaaaggaggcagtcagtgataaaagtttagaggtagctgaggtgaaagtgtcaatggggacattgaaatcacccatgatgatagtggggatgtcaacagagaggaaatgaagtagccaggtggtgaagtggtcgagaaaggtggagatggctagttctggggggcggtagatgacagccagctggaggttggagggggaatagatgcggacagagtgcacctcaaacgagggaagagtagcggagggtggtagcgggattggagtaaaggagcaggtgtcggacaggagcaagccaactcctccaccgcgtttgttgctggggcgaggggtgtgagagaggtggaatccgccataggagagcgcagctggagaggccgagtcagagggggtgagccaggtttcagtgaggccgaggaaggagagtttgttggtgatgaagaggtcatggataaatggcagtttgttgcagatggagcgtgcgttccatagtgctccaagtagggggagcgggggagtgggggctggatgaatgggtatgaggttgtcgtggttgggaaaacgtgcggaggatcgtggcagggggttagaaacgagtgtggggatgaattggggagggccgggatatgtcaccagcaatgaggagtaacagacagatcattagaaggtgggagcaggataggacatgattggccgtgtgtgtctggataaaaaggattgtatgtggaggaacagttctgaggggaaggtgagatggctggggagtatggaggaagaaatgactagttccttactaggaggagggattgcaggagattgtaagaaggaaagtagtatgggggtgaaagagaaaagaaaccgaaacattgtagtggttggtgttctgttaccttccagtcaattccagtccaattcagtctaattcagaatcataattaaaaagatgtaatttaaaagatgatttgcagcagactgagtctatagcagactcctgcatgtgaatatatccccagttaagggcaatcaggtgtgaatgagggggtggctgggtatgggagaccagatgtagagagttaagcaaaggtcataaagtgagggaggggtaagactgaccactcaaagagatgccaggatcacacaatgggatacatgaaaacaggtcatggaaacaagctcataggtaagaaagcatactaaaaggattatatgtgctgcaccaagacactcaggtccaggggaagcatagaaaagtcagtgcaatatacagagacattcagaagccagggagagctgggtaaagtcagtgcataccatggaaaatcaatgcagtatacagagatattctggagccagggagagctgggtaaagtcagtgcataccatggaaaatcaatgcagtatacagagatattctggagccagggagagctgggtaaagtcagtgcataccatggaaaatcaatgcagtatacagagatattctggagccagggagagctgggtaaagtcagtgcataccatggaaaatcaatgcagtatacagagatattctggagccagggagagctgggtaaagtcagtgcataccatggaaaatcaatgcagtatacagagatattctggagccagggagagctgggtaaagtcagtgcatacctgtgggaagaggagaacagctcgattagatggtgcagatgatgataatattgtagtagtgatgagtagccaaatgcattctagaattcagtctaattcagaatcataattaaaaagatgtaatttaaaagatggaagttaaaagatgattttcagcagactgagtctatcacatgacctcattatctacgggaataacaggggatatgaccggagaggtgagaggttctgatgtcatcacatgacctcattatctatgggaataacaggatatgaccggagaggagagaggctctgatgtcatcacatgacctcattatttatgggaataacaggggatatgactggagaggtgagaggctctgatgtcatcacatgacctcattatctatgggaataacaggggatgtgaccggagaggtgagaggttctgatgtcatcacatgacctcattatctatgggaataacaggatatgaccggagaggagagaggctctgatgtcatcacatgacctctttatctatgggaataacaggggatatgaccggagaggtgatggactctggagatgtctgtagtgatattattaatgtctccacactcaggattacatagtagtgaagatctctagtgatcgctgtcaggcccctgtgtctgaaggaCGGGGAGGAACCCTGAGCCCAATCCTGGAGCCTCCACCTCACTCCCAGATACATGAGgagatcaatgaccagaagatcctagaactcgccaacaagatgattgagctgctgactggagaggtgacgctgctgggaatgctgggacattatacaggacagcactggaggattctgggtgatgacggtatcattgtgtgtcaggttcctataaggtgtcaggacgtcaccgtctatttctccatggaggaatgggagtatctagaaggacccaaggatcggtaccaggaggtgatgatggaggagcaccggccccgcacatcaccaggtaatagtcaggactaaatacacacggcctataattctcTGTATGTAATAACGATGTCAGTCCCGTCTGTGTCTCCTCAGTTCTCTCCAGTAAAAGGACAACCCCAGGGACTTCTCCGATCATCggggacttttacaatatttgttttgcaGATTTTGGATCCGGAAAAAGATCTGAACAATATTAATGGTCCAAAGAGAAATGTGTGGGgcaatcagcggtgtaaagaggagacccctaatatgaggggcaatcagcggtgtgaagaggagacccctaatgtgaggggcgatcagcggtgtaaagaggagacccctaatatgaggggcgatcagcggtgtgaagaggagacccctaatgtgaggggcgatcagcggtgtaaagaggagacccctaatgtgaggggcgatcagcggtgtaaagaggagacccctaatatgaggggcgatcagcggtgtgaagaggagacccctaatgtgaagggcgatcagcggtgtaaagaggagacccctaatgtgaagggcgatcagcggtgtaaagaggagacccctaatatgagggacgatcagcggtgtgaagaggagacccctaatgtgaggggcgatcagcggtgtaaagaggagacccctaatatgaggggcgatcagcggtgtaaagaggagacccctaatatgaggggcgatcagcggtgtgaagaggagacccctaatatgaggggcgatcagcggtgtgaagaggagacccctaatgtgaggggcgatcagcggtgtaaagaggagacccctaatgtgaggggcgatcagcggtgtaaagaggagacccctaatgtgaggggcgatcagcggtgtaaagaggagacccctaatgtgaggggcgatcagcggtgtaaagaggagacccctaatgtgagggacgatcagcggtgtaaagaggagacccctaatatgaggggtgatcagcggtgtaaagaggagacccctaatgtgagggacgatcagcggtgtaaagaggagacccctaatgtgaggggcgatcagcggtgtaaagaggagacccctaatgtgaggggcgatcagcggtgtaaagaggagacccctaatgtgaggggcgatcagcggtgtaaagaggagacccctaatgtgaggggcgatcagcggtgtaaagaggagacccctaatgtgaggggcgatcagcggtgtaaagaggagacccctaatgtgagggacgatcagcggtgtaaagaggagacccctaatatgagggacgatcagcggtgtaaagaggagacccctaatatgagggacgatcagcggtgtaaagaggagacccctaatatgagggacgatcagcggtgtaaagaggagaaccctaatatgaggggcgatcagcggtgtaaagaggagacccctaatgtgagggacgatcagcggtgtaaagaggagacccctaatgtgagggacgatcagcggtgtaaagaggagacccctaatgtgaggggcgatcagcggtgtaaagaggagacccctaatgtgaggggcgatcagcggtgtaaagaggagacccctaatgtgaggggcgatcagcggtgtaaagaggagacccctaatgtgagggacgatcagcggtgtaaagaggagacccctaatgtgaggggcgatcagcggtgtaaagaggagacccctaatatgagggacgatcagcggtgtaaagaggagaccccttatatgaggggcgatcagtggtgtaaagaggagacccctaatatgaggggcgatcagcggtgtaaagaggagacccctaatgtgaggggcggtcAGCGGTGTAAAGACGAGACCCCTACAGATCACCGCCCAGGTGAGTGGTGACCGCGGGATAAAAAGAGAAGTCGGATATTCTTCTCCGTCGCCAGCTCTTTAGTGTTTGTGTTCTGTTAATTTTTAGTTATATATTCAGACAAAATACAAATTAAATATGGTTGCAAAATACAGCCAGAATGTGGATGTGAAAGATACaagaactgtttaaccccttagtgacagagccaatttggtacttaatgaccgggccaatttttgcaattctgaccactgtcactttatgaggttataactctggaacgcttcaatggatcccgctgattctgagattgttttttcgtgacatattgtacttcatgttagtggtaacatgtcttcgatattacttgcgattatttatgaaaaaaacggaaatatggcgaacatttttaaaattttgcaattttcaaactttgtatttttatgcccttaaatcagagagatatgtcacgaaaaatagttaataaataacatttcccacatgtctactttacatcagcacaattttggaaacaaaatttttttttgttagggagttataagggttaaaagttgaccagcaatttctcatttttacaacaccatttttttgttagggaccacatctcatttgaagtcattttgaggggtctatatgatagaaaataatgaagtgtggcaccattctaaaaactacacccctcaaggttctcaaaacgacattcaagaagtttattaaccctttacgtgcttcacaggaactgaaacaatgtggaaggaaaaaatgaacatttaacttttttttgcaaacatcttaattcagaaccattttttttattttcacaagtgtaaaaacagaaatgtaaccataaattttgttatgcaatttctcctgaatacgccaataccccatatgtgggagtaaaccactttttgggcgcaccgcagaacttagaagtgaaggagcgccgtttgactttttcaatgcagaattggctggaattgagattggacgccatgttgcgtttgcagagccccatgatgtgcctaaacagtggaaaccccccacaagtgacaccattttggaaactagaccccttaaggaacttatctagatgtgtggtgagcactttgaacccccaagtgattcacagaagtttataacgtagagccgtgaaaataaaaaatcgcttttgtttacacaaaaatgatcttttcgcccacaaattcttattttcacaagggtaacaggagaaattagaccacaaaagttgttgtgcgatttctcgataccccatatgtgagggtaaaccactgtttgggcgcaccgcagagcttggaagtgaaggagcgccgttttactttttcaatgtagaattggctggaattgagattggacgccatgtcgcgtttggagagcccctgatgtgcctaaacagtagaaaccccccacaagtgaccccattttggaaactagaccccttaaggaacttatctagatgtgtggtgagcactttgaacccccatgtgcttcacagaagtttataatgtagagccgtgaaaaaaaaaaaatcgcattttttctacaaaaatgatctttttgcccacaaatttttattttcacaagggtaacaggagaaattagaccagaaaagttgttgtgcaatttctcctgagtacgctgatacccaatatgtgggggtaaaccactgtttgggcgcaccgcagagcttggaagagaaggagtgccgttttactttttcaatgtagaattggctggaattgagattggacgccatgtcgcgtttggagagcccctgatgtgcctaaacagtagaaatcccccacaagtgaccccattttggaaactagaccccccatggaacttatatagatgtgtggtgagaactttgaatgcccaagtgcttcacagaagtttataatgcagagtcataaaaaaaatatatatatatatttttccacaaaaaggattttgtagcccccaagtttttattttcacaagggtaacaagagaaattggaccccagaagttgttatccaatgtatcccgagtatgctgatgccaaatatgtgggggtaacccactgtttgggcgcacggcagagcttagaagggagggagcaccatttgactttttgagcgcaaaattggctgtcgtgtttggagaccccctgatgtacctaaacagtggaaaccccccaattctagctccaacccaactccaacacacccctaaccctaatcccaacccgatccataatcctaatcactaaccctaacgataatcccaacccttaccccaaaacaaccctaatgtcaaccctaaccataaccctaatcaaaaccctaaatccaacacacccctaatcctaatctcaacactaacctcaaacctaaccctaatcccaatacacccctaatcacaaccctaaccttaaccctaatcccaaacctaaccctaatcccaagcgtaaccctaatgccaaccctaaccctaataccaaccctaatccaaaccctaaccctaatcccaactctaaccctaactttagccccaaccctaaccctaaagctactttcacacttgcgtcgtttggcatccgtcgcaatccgtcattttggacaagaaacagatcctgcaaatgtgcccgca encodes the following:
- the LOC138656656 gene encoding gastrula zinc finger protein XlCGF66.1-like isoform X2 produces the protein MDREKKKMEERIINLTLEIIFHLTGEDYIVVKISSDRCQAPVSEGRGGTLSPILEPPPHSQIHEEINDQKILELANKMIELLTGEVPIRCQDVTVYFSMEEWEYLEGPKDRYQEVMMEEHRPRTSPDIPWTSRHWYSLFCDGSTFTFPGEDLHLTLTLVLAWSIMAIFIRELGWVHIALWAPVIRTTLHRGINTV
- the LOC138656656 gene encoding oocyte zinc finger protein XlCOF8.4-like isoform X1, translating into MDREKKKMEERIINLTLEIIFHLTGEDYIVVKISSDRCQAPVSEGRGGTLSPILEPPPHSQIHEEINDQKILELANKMIELLTGEVTLLGMLGHYTGQHWRILGDDGIIVCQVPIRCQDVTVYFSMEEWEYLEGPKDRYQEVMMEEHRPRTSPDIPWTSRHWYSLFCDGSTFTFPGEDLHLTLTLVLAWSIMAIFIRELGWVHIALWAPVIRTTLHRGINTV